A DNA window from Ornithodoros turicata isolate Travis chromosome 10, ASM3712646v1, whole genome shotgun sequence contains the following coding sequences:
- the LOC135369852 gene encoding inhibitor of growth protein 5-like, producing the protein MATAVYLEHYLDSLETLPAELQRNFNLMRDLDTRVQRIAKNIEKLTGTYLTNVKTYTNCERAEQLESIRKLYEKSKEYADDKVQLAMQTYEMVDKHIRRLDADLARFESELKVKVLNAQGSDSEGASKKRGRKMQDKLDKKKRRGRSMSSDDEIPKSARKKLKGQAAQPTEVPLLQSISISHPSDVLDMPVDPNEPTYCLCHQVSYGEMIGCDNPDCPIEWFHFTCVGLTSKPKGKWYCPKCSCDRKKK; encoded by the exons ATGGCGACAGCGGTATATCTTGAGCATTACCTTGACA GCTTGGAAACGCTTCCTGCGGAGTTGCAGAGGAACTTCAATCTTATGAGAGACTTGGACACACGAGTGCAGAGAATAGCAAAAAACATAGAGAAGCTTACGGGCACCTACCTTACCAATGTGAAGACCTACACAAATTGTGAACGGGCAGAGCAGTTAGAGAGCATAAGGAAGCTCTATGAAAAGTCAAAGGAATATGCAGATGACAAAGTACAACTTGCAATGCAGACATATGAAATG GTTGACAAGCACATCCGTCGTCTCGATGCGGACCTGGCACGATTTGAATCTGAATTGAAAGTGAAGGTCCTTAATGCACAGGGCAGCGATTCAGAAGGTGCAAGTAAAA AAAGAGGTCGTAAGATGCAAGACAAGTTGgacaaaaagaaacgaagagGAAGGTCAATGTCGTCCGACGATGAAATCCCGAAGTCCGCACGGAAGAAGTTGAAAGGACAGGCAGCACA GCCAACTGAAGTCCCACTGCTGCAGTCAATTAGCATCTCTCACCCATCCGATGTGCTGGATATGCCAGTGGACCCAAATGAACCCACCTACTGCCTCTGCCACCAGGTGTCCTACGGAGAGATGATAGGCTGCGATAACCCAGAT TGCCCTATTGAGTGGTTCCACTTCACGTGCGTGGGCCTTACTAGCAAGCCCAAGGGGAAGTGGTACTGTCCAAAGTGCTCCTGTGATCGTAAAAAGAAGTGA
- the LOC135369849 gene encoding monocarboxylate transporter 12-B-like yields MTTNRKDDPQGNPYQDTARSWVVSVACAWNFFWLTLINRSSGILFVAILEAFSLSRQDASWAFSLMDTLASFTVIICSFLYKVVDTKPIALVGSALTAGTCILCFLVYQVQVITVVLGTLIGIGQGMMYFTNTIVINQYFKKHRASGNGIYFAGGTLSSFFFPPMLFSIINYYGLRTTLLFLGGLALHGIPGSLLLQSPLTMAKKLERTKALASIESTKALEAIKFTEETAENTKSTFLGKSLGWAWSQLQEFSFLKRPIFHVIVFTGVAFSFSFVIYPVTIVDFAITRGISRQHGALLLTTFSMGDLSGRLFTGVLTDRGIIQRDHMMVIVYAAWSATFLALPMCDTYALMVAVTIALGVAVGGGTILNTVLLADYLGIKALPMSFAMYRLSLGVISLARPLCIGYFRDKVGTYDGLYFVIGAYSFVICLIWAVVSIIRLSRVTKKYTLK; encoded by the exons ATGACGACAAATCGCAAAGATGATCCCCAAGGCAATCCCTACCAGGACACCGCGAGGAGCTGGGTAGTATCCGTAGCCTGCGCCTGGAACTTCTTCTGGCTGACTCTCATCAACAGATCCAGTGGTATCCTCTTCGTGGCCATCCTCGAAGCGTTCAGCCTGAGTCGGCAGGATGCATCGTGGGCTTTCAGTCTGATGGATACCCTGGCGAGCTTTACTG TGATCATATGCAGCTTCTTGTACAAAGTAGTGGACACAAAGCCCATAGCATTAGTGGGAAGTGCTTTGACGGCGGGGACCTGCATCCTCTGCTTCCTGGTCTATCAGGTCCAGGTAATAACGGTTGTTCTGGGAACGCTCATAG GCATTGGACAAGGGATGATGTACTTCACAAACACAATCGTCATCAACCAATACTTCAAGAAACACCGCGCCTCGGGGAATGGAATTTACTTCGCCGGTGGCACTTTGAGTTCCTTCTTTTTCCCACCCATGCTATTCTCCATCATAAACTACTACGGCCTCCGCACCACGCTCCTGTTCCTCGGAGGCCTCGCGCTGCACGGCATTCCTGGATCGCTTCTACTCCAGTCTCCACTTACCATGGCCAAAAAACTCGAACGGACGAAAGCCCTCGCATCCATCGAAAGTACCAAAGCCCTGGAAGCGATCAAGTTCACCGAAGAAACCgcagaaaacaccaagagcaCCTTCCTCGGCAAATCACTCGGCTGGGCCTGGAGCCAACTGCAAGAATTTTCTTTTCTGAAACGTCCCATATTCCACGTGATAGTCTTCACCGGGGTCGCCTTCAGTTTCTCCTTCGTGATCTACCCGGTCACCATTGTGGATTTCGCCATCACCCGTGGCATCAGTCGGCAACACGGCGCCTTGCTGCTGACCACGTTCTCGATGGGCGATCTCTCGGGACGCCTGTTCACGGGCGTCCTCACCGACAGGGGGATAATCCAGAGAGACCATATGATGGTGATAGTGTACGCCGCGTGGAGCGCTACGTTCCTCGCCTTGCCAATGTGCGACACTTACGCCCTCATGGTGGCAGTCACCATCGCTTTGGGCGTGGCTGTCGGAGGTGGGACCATCCTCAACACTGTACTCCTGGCGGACTATCTGGGGATCAAAGCACTGCCCATGTCGTTTGCCATGTATCGTCTCAGCTTGGGAGTCATTTCGCTGGCGAGGCCTCTTTGCATAG gGTACTTCAGAGATAAAGTCGGGACGTACGACGGGCTTTATTTCGTTATCGGAGCCTACAGCTTCGTCATCTGTTTAATATGGGCTGTGGTTTCCATTATACGGCTCAGCAGGGTTACGAAGAAGTACACGCTAAAGTGA